One window of the Methanomassiliicoccaceae archaeon DOK genome contains the following:
- the ftsY gene encoding signal recognition particle-docking protein FtsY → MFESLKSKMKSLFSKADKHLDEEKVYKPEEPEQKPPTPEPAPEVTRTEETTSPVKDIPAVEEPVRTPEPEPTPAPAPVEEPKLSRKEMLKLKKQEKKEAKRAPEAPSSSVVSDSGKKIKEDPLDEILDELEIILLEADVAYPVVEEIKAGVRENLVGRKYDRSYTLEQVVEMSVKDAVRDVLKINEFDFDGWLAEQERPTVIMFVGINGTGKTTAIAKIAKRVQDQGMTVVMAACDTFRAGAIEQLTIHSEKLGCKIVKQAHDADPSAVAFDAIEHAKSKKKDVVLIDTAGRMQTNNNLIEEMKKIVRIAKPDLKVFVGDSLAGNDAIEQAKVFDAAIGVDAVILTKIDTDAKGGAALSIAHTIGKPIAFVCNGQEYDDIIKFNTEWMIDRMFNDD, encoded by the coding sequence ATGTTCGAGTCCCTCAAGTCCAAGATGAAGAGCCTCTTCTCCAAGGCCGACAAGCACCTTGACGAGGAGAAGGTCTACAAACCGGAGGAGCCCGAACAGAAGCCCCCTACACCGGAGCCCGCACCCGAGGTCACGAGGACCGAGGAGACAACGTCCCCAGTGAAGGACATCCCTGCGGTAGAGGAACCTGTCAGGACTCCCGAACCGGAACCGACACCCGCCCCTGCTCCCGTGGAGGAGCCGAAGCTCTCCAGGAAGGAGATGCTGAAGCTCAAGAAGCAGGAGAAGAAGGAGGCCAAGAGGGCACCCGAGGCGCCCTCGTCCTCCGTGGTCTCGGACTCCGGGAAGAAGATCAAGGAGGACCCGCTCGACGAGATCCTCGACGAGCTGGAGATAATCCTGCTCGAGGCGGATGTCGCATACCCCGTCGTCGAGGAGATCAAGGCAGGGGTCCGCGAGAACCTGGTCGGCAGGAAATACGACCGCTCCTACACGCTGGAGCAGGTCGTGGAGATGTCCGTCAAGGACGCCGTGAGGGATGTCCTGAAGATCAACGAGTTCGACTTCGACGGTTGGCTCGCCGAGCAGGAGAGACCCACCGTCATCATGTTCGTCGGCATCAACGGGACCGGTAAGACCACCGCGATCGCGAAGATAGCCAAGCGTGTCCAGGACCAGGGCATGACCGTCGTCATGGCCGCTTGCGACACATTCAGGGCAGGGGCGATCGAGCAGCTCACCATTCATTCCGAGAAGCTCGGCTGCAAGATTGTCAAACAGGCCCACGACGCCGATCCCTCGGCGGTCGCATTCGACGCCATCGAGCATGCGAAGTCCAAGAAGAAGGACGTCGTCCTCATCGACACCGCCGGGAGGATGCAGACGAACAACAACCTCATCGAGGAGATGAAGAAGATAGTCCGCATCGCCAAGCCCGACCTGAAGGTGTTCGTGGGCGATTCGCTGGCCGGCAACGACGCGATAGAGCAGGCCAAGGTCTTCGACGCCGCCATCGGAGTGGATGCTGTGATCCTCACCAAGATCGACACGGACGCCAAAGGCGGCGCCGCGCTGTCCATCGCACACACTATCGGAAAACCCATAGCGTTCGTGTGCAACGGTCAGGAGTACGACGACATCATCAAGTTCAACACGGAATGGATGAT
- a CDS encoding metal-dependent hydrolase, with amino-acid sequence MAEQVPVYDNHVHMSPSGRNVDALREFEAAGGTGLTLVTLPHREVPITCGADFARSYEVTYGLADRAREATDLEINIAVGPYPVLLIHLAEVHGLEKAEEMMVEGMEAAGRDVAEGRAVAIGEIGRPHFPVPQEIWDASNRILLRGMEIARENDCPVIIHCESEPGTDRSLAEIADMAGLDRGLVVKHSSPPWVTDEETHGVMPSIPASKTNMREALAKGTDRFMMETDYIDDPEKPGAIMSVTTVPKKVRAWLANGQVPVESIHRICGDIPDSLYKR; translated from the coding sequence ATGGCAGAGCAGGTACCGGTCTACGACAACCATGTGCACATGAGCCCCTCGGGGCGCAACGTGGACGCGCTGAGGGAGTTCGAGGCTGCCGGAGGCACGGGCCTGACGCTCGTGACGCTCCCGCACAGGGAGGTCCCCATCACATGCGGAGCCGACTTCGCCCGCTCGTACGAGGTCACCTACGGGCTCGCCGACAGGGCCAGGGAGGCGACGGACCTGGAGATCAACATCGCGGTGGGCCCCTATCCGGTGCTCCTGATCCACCTCGCCGAGGTCCACGGTCTCGAGAAGGCGGAGGAGATGATGGTCGAGGGGATGGAGGCGGCGGGCAGGGACGTCGCCGAAGGGAGGGCCGTGGCGATCGGCGAGATCGGCAGGCCGCACTTCCCGGTGCCCCAGGAGATCTGGGATGCGTCGAACAGGATCCTTCTCCGCGGGATGGAGATCGCCCGCGAGAACGACTGCCCGGTCATCATCCACTGCGAATCCGAGCCCGGCACGGACCGCTCCCTGGCCGAGATCGCAGACATGGCAGGCCTCGACCGCGGGCTCGTGGTCAAACACTCCTCCCCACCCTGGGTCACCGACGAGGAGACGCACGGCGTCATGCCGTCCATCCCGGCGTCGAAGACCAACATGAGGGAGGCGCTGGCCAAGGGGACGGACAGGTTCATGATGGAGACAGACTACATCGACGATCCGGAGAAGCCTGGCGCGATAATGTCCGTCACCACAGTGCCGAAGAAGGTCAGGGCATGGCTGGCGAACGGCCAGGTGCCGGTGGAGAGCATCCACAGGATATGCGGGGACATCCCCGATTCGCTTTACAAGAGATGA
- a CDS encoding M48 family metalloprotease, which yields MFAAMTALLVVIGILVGGYFGNWTYGLAVMLVISVAFNLFSYFGSKRMALAMHKVRIVTYDEEPRLYRIVENLAMNAGLPMPEVGVSEMPMPNAFATGRNPKNAAVVATRQLLNLLNDDELEGVMAHELSHVKNRDILVMSVASTMASLVSYVTHMAVWAAMFNNDENNGGNLLVAILADITLPIAAALIQLGVSRNREYLADESGGRLTGRPMALASALTKLESGCSARTNNYDSPSSANMWITNPFGQRQTRGLINIFRTHPTTPDRIERLKKLDEELNGVHHF from the coding sequence ATGTTCGCGGCGATGACCGCACTGCTCGTAGTGATAGGAATACTTGTGGGCGGCTACTTCGGGAACTGGACATACGGACTGGCGGTGATGCTCGTCATCTCCGTCGCGTTCAACCTGTTCTCATACTTCGGCTCCAAGAGGATGGCCCTGGCGATGCACAAGGTCCGCATCGTCACCTACGACGAGGAGCCCAGGCTCTACAGGATCGTCGAGAACCTTGCGATGAACGCGGGGCTCCCCATGCCCGAGGTCGGGGTGTCCGAGATGCCGATGCCCAACGCCTTCGCCACAGGGAGGAACCCCAAGAACGCCGCAGTGGTGGCCACCAGGCAGCTCCTGAACCTCCTCAACGACGATGAGCTCGAGGGCGTCATGGCCCACGAGCTGTCCCACGTGAAGAACAGGGACATCCTCGTGATGTCCGTGGCCTCGACGATGGCATCGCTGGTGTCGTACGTCACGCACATGGCCGTCTGGGCCGCGATGTTCAACAACGACGAGAACAACGGAGGCAACCTGCTGGTGGCCATCCTGGCCGACATCACCCTGCCCATCGCAGCCGCACTAATCCAGCTCGGAGTCTCCAGGAACCGCGAGTACCTGGCCGACGAGTCCGGAGGAAGGCTCACGGGAAGGCCCATGGCACTGGCAAGCGCGCTCACCAAGCTGGAGAGCGGATGCTCCGCGAGGACCAACAACTATGACAGCCCCTCGTCCGCGAACATGTGGATCACCAACCCGTTCGGACAGAGGCAGACCCGCGGACTGATCAACATTTTCCGCACACACCCCACGACCCCCGACAGGATCGAGAGGCTCAAGAAGCTCGACGAGGAGCTCAACGGAGTTCACCACTTCTGA
- a CDS encoding DUF4143 domain-containing protein, which yields MGSGAYRPRIVDSQIAEELEAIDAIEIRGAKWVGKTTTAEQFCRSAVYMNDSMRSAQNIALAKIMPAKLLEGEKPRLIDEWQMAPNIWDAVKFEADHGDGPGLFILTGSVRPNTEGIRDIGAGRFSTIVMRTMSLYESGDSTGEVSLRQLFNNQEIWGESKLDLSNVASIVVRGGWPRSCGRSDKAARTIVGAYCEALLRTNVSMPSIGSPDVCSDEEDLGNMEVSERDMEKMRRVLRSLSRNSASQVSISTMLEDVNGNQKIMDRRVLSRYLKALQEIYVVEDLPAWLPKLRSKTVIRNSDTRHLSDPAIAAYFLDADADDLINDLNTFGLLFESLVVRDLRVYAQANGGKVYHYRDKDGLEADAVVHIFGGRWGAIEIKLGSQEAIDAGARTLLALRDKVSVEMKPPSFLAVVTAAGYAYTRPDGVHVIPIGCLRE from the coding sequence ATGGGCAGTGGTGCGTACAGGCCGAGGATAGTCGATTCCCAGATTGCCGAGGAGTTGGAAGCAATCGATGCCATCGAGATCAGGGGTGCAAAGTGGGTCGGAAAAACCACAACTGCAGAGCAGTTCTGCAGAAGTGCGGTTTACATGAACGATTCCATGAGATCGGCTCAGAACATTGCTCTGGCGAAGATAATGCCGGCCAAGCTTTTGGAGGGGGAGAAACCCCGTCTCATAGATGAGTGGCAGATGGCCCCCAATATCTGGGATGCCGTTAAGTTCGAGGCGGACCACGGTGACGGGCCGGGGTTGTTCATCCTCACAGGTTCTGTTAGACCTAATACGGAGGGTATACGCGACATAGGCGCCGGACGGTTTTCGACCATTGTGATGCGTACGATGAGTCTGTACGAATCAGGCGATTCTACCGGGGAGGTGAGCCTGAGACAACTGTTCAACAATCAGGAGATATGGGGTGAGTCCAAACTCGACCTCAGTAATGTTGCCAGTATAGTCGTGAGAGGCGGTTGGCCAAGATCATGCGGACGTTCGGACAAGGCTGCCAGAACGATAGTTGGAGCGTACTGCGAAGCACTTCTGAGAACCAATGTGTCGATGCCCTCGATCGGGTCGCCGGACGTATGCTCCGACGAGGAAGACCTAGGCAACATGGAGGTATCCGAGAGAGATATGGAGAAGATGAGGCGCGTTCTCAGATCATTATCGCGCAATTCTGCGTCCCAGGTTTCCATTTCCACGATGCTGGAGGATGTCAACGGTAATCAGAAGATCATGGACAGGAGAGTGCTCTCCAGATATCTCAAAGCTCTACAGGAGATCTATGTCGTGGAAGATCTGCCGGCATGGCTGCCGAAGCTCCGCTCGAAGACCGTCATCCGCAACAGCGATACGCGTCACCTCTCGGATCCCGCTATCGCTGCCTATTTCCTTGATGCCGACGCGGACGATTTGATCAATGATCTGAACACATTCGGCCTCCTGTTCGAATCCCTGGTCGTACGCGATTTGCGTGTCTATGCTCAAGCCAACGGAGGGAAGGTGTACCACTACCGGGATAAGGACGGTCTGGAGGCCGACGCAGTAGTCCACATCTTCGGTGGTCGCTGGGGAGCCATCGAAATCAAACTGGGATCACAGGAGGCGATAGATGCTGGTGCGAGAACCCTTCTCGCCCTGAGAGACAAGGTTAGCGTCGAGATGAAGCCCCCCTCATTCCTCGCGGTGGTTACTGCTGCTGGTTACGCATACACGAGGCCGGATGGCGTCCATGTGATTCCGATCGGATGTCTCAGAGAGTGA
- the priS gene encoding DNA primase catalytic subunit PriS: MDSNARFLLKAFRKYYRVNTPILPDRFTRREFGFMFFDRTYVQRHMSFGSPQELHRFMMGQVPSHSYYSTSYYRKPDAPTMDEKEWMGAELIFDLDADHLEGAAQMTYAEMLLQIRSEMINLVDSFLLGDLGFSEDQVHITFSGGRGYHAHVRTPDVMGLGTHERRELVDYITGTGLNIDWVFPYNRVATSKVVTGTGVRTNVAKDRLIPPADAGGWKLRMRNGLMDVVNDFCDTDVKAIKREYPSIKGSGNATVLKAQEELNKSRGVLFQKNTMAMLSKSTQDMLVKIMKEDVAYRLSGEVDEPVTADIKRLIRLPGSVHGKSGLRVTPITRSQLTDFDPLQMAVPDEYSDDPVKVTMRRPATLEMKGESFTLDGETEVPEFAAVFLIGRKMADFGYASEAQNQKKLF; the protein is encoded by the coding sequence ATGGACTCCAACGCCCGCTTCCTCCTGAAGGCCTTCAGGAAATACTACCGCGTGAACACGCCGATACTGCCGGACAGGTTCACCCGCAGGGAGTTCGGGTTCATGTTCTTCGACAGGACCTACGTCCAGAGGCACATGTCATTCGGGAGCCCCCAGGAGCTGCACAGGTTCATGATGGGACAGGTCCCGTCCCACAGCTACTACTCCACGTCCTACTACCGCAAGCCGGACGCCCCGACGATGGACGAGAAGGAGTGGATGGGCGCGGAGCTGATCTTCGACCTGGACGCCGACCATCTCGAGGGTGCCGCGCAGATGACCTACGCCGAGATGCTCCTGCAGATCAGGTCCGAGATGATCAACCTCGTGGACTCCTTCCTGCTGGGGGACCTGGGGTTCTCGGAGGACCAGGTGCACATCACCTTCTCCGGCGGCAGGGGGTACCACGCCCACGTCAGGACACCGGACGTCATGGGGCTGGGGACCCACGAGAGGAGGGAGCTGGTGGACTACATCACCGGCACCGGACTGAACATAGACTGGGTCTTCCCCTACAACAGGGTCGCCACATCCAAGGTCGTGACCGGGACAGGCGTCAGGACGAACGTCGCCAAGGACCGTCTGATACCCCCTGCGGACGCAGGCGGATGGAAGCTCAGGATGAGGAACGGGCTGATGGACGTGGTGAACGACTTCTGCGACACCGACGTGAAGGCCATCAAGAGGGAGTACCCGAGCATCAAGGGCAGCGGCAACGCCACGGTGCTGAAGGCGCAGGAGGAGCTCAACAAGTCCAGGGGCGTCCTCTTCCAGAAGAACACCATGGCGATGCTCTCCAAATCCACCCAGGACATGCTCGTGAAGATCATGAAGGAGGACGTGGCGTACAGGCTGTCGGGTGAGGTCGACGAACCCGTAACGGCCGACATCAAGAGGCTCATCCGCCTGCCTGGCTCTGTGCACGGGAAGAGCGGCCTCAGGGTCACGCCCATCACGCGCTCGCAGCTCACGGACTTCGATCCCCTCCAGATGGCCGTGCCCGACGAGTACTCCGACGACCCCGTGAAGGTCACCATGCGCAGACCCGCGACCCTGGAGATGAAGGGCGAGAGCTTCACACTGGACGGCGAGACCGAGGTCCCCGAGTTCGCGGCGGTTTTCCTGATCGGCAGGAAGATGGCCGATTTCGGATACGCCTCCGAGGCCCAGAACCAGAAGAAGCTCTTCTGA
- a CDS encoding MBL fold metallo-hydrolase: MDATITCVYDEGALEDTPLIGAKGFSVLVERDGKRVLMDTGLRDRYLKHNLENLEIDPESIDAVVISQAYADNCRALDGLLDMRESPVDVYAPEGLYAGSKGLFSNSVGISDDNRAKVNLRNDDGWVEVFPGITLTPFHSSESGAERYLVVEGRRLNVISGRGIDGPAPAMDLVFQRYNRYPDAYIGAVLLEKRKKPVAELYATDFSSRNCNIIRLNHCVGRDGIMNLRTHLGLHGVDEFYVGTVYQG; the protein is encoded by the coding sequence ATGGACGCAACCATCACATGTGTTTACGACGAGGGAGCTCTGGAGGACACGCCGCTCATAGGCGCCAAGGGTTTCTCGGTGCTCGTCGAGCGTGACGGGAAGAGGGTGCTCATGGACACCGGCCTCAGGGACAGGTACCTCAAGCACAACCTGGAGAACCTGGAGATCGACCCCGAGTCCATCGACGCCGTGGTGATATCCCAGGCGTACGCCGACAACTGCAGGGCCCTCGACGGGCTCCTGGACATGAGGGAGTCCCCTGTGGACGTCTACGCCCCCGAGGGCCTTTACGCAGGGTCCAAGGGGCTGTTCTCGAACAGCGTGGGGATCTCGGACGACAACCGCGCGAAGGTCAATCTAAGGAACGACGACGGCTGGGTGGAGGTCTTCCCCGGCATCACTCTGACGCCGTTCCACAGCTCCGAGTCCGGGGCCGAGAGGTACCTGGTCGTGGAGGGCAGGAGGCTCAACGTGATCAGCGGACGCGGCATCGACGGCCCCGCACCGGCCATGGACCTGGTCTTCCAGAGGTACAACAGGTATCCCGACGCGTACATAGGCGCCGTCCTGCTTGAGAAGAGGAAGAAGCCGGTCGCCGAGCTGTACGCCACAGACTTCTCGTCGAGGAACTGCAACATAATCAGGCTGAACCACTGCGTCGGCAGGGACGGCATCATGAACCTGAGGACCCATCTCGGACTGCACGGCGTGGACGAGTTCTACGTCGGCACCGTCTACCAGGGATGA
- a CDS encoding 50S ribosomal protein L18a — protein MKAFRVTGNYADPRQRQPFSIEMAAEDEAAVREKALSTIGSKHKLKRWQIDITSVEEIPADQVVNHVVKYQIGE, from the coding sequence ATGAAAGCATTCCGTGTCACCGGCAACTACGCAGACCCCAGGCAGAGGCAGCCCTTCTCCATCGAGATGGCCGCCGAGGATGAAGCCGCAGTCAGGGAGAAGGCCCTGTCCACCATCGGCAGCAAGCACAAGCTGAAGAGGTGGCAGATCGACATCACGTCCGTCGAGGAGATCCCCGCGGACCAGGTCGTCAACCACGTCGTCAAGTACCAGATCGGTGAGTGA
- the pfdA gene encoding prefoldin subunit alpha gives MDDTELRQAIAMMESYKERVEALSRQVQVLRVSLDEVTMAAESLKAFKDAKEGDEILVPAGASTFIPVKVTGNRKVIVGIGSNISVEKDVSDSVDYMDANSTEISEALKKSVEALNEAQNALTNITTAVQQEYSQRQQAASMQ, from the coding sequence GTGGACGACACCGAGCTCCGTCAGGCAATCGCCATGATGGAATCCTACAAGGAGAGGGTCGAGGCGCTCAGCCGCCAGGTCCAGGTCCTCCGTGTTTCCCTCGACGAGGTAACGATGGCCGCAGAGTCCCTGAAGGCCTTCAAGGACGCCAAGGAGGGCGACGAGATCCTCGTGCCCGCTGGAGCATCCACCTTCATACCCGTCAAGGTCACTGGAAACAGGAAGGTCATCGTCGGAATCGGCTCCAACATCTCCGTCGAGAAGGATGTCTCGGATTCCGTAGATTACATGGACGCAAACAGCACCGAGATCTCCGAGGCGCTGAAGAAGTCCGTGGAGGCCCTCAACGAGGCCCAGAACGCACTCACGAACATCACGACCGCGGTCCAGCAGGAATACAGCCAGAGGCAGCAGGCAGCTTCCATGCAGTGA